In the genome of Luteitalea pratensis, the window TAGGCTGTTCCAGCAGCGCCGGCGCAGGGCAGGCGCACTTCGAACTCCGCGCCCTGTCCCGGACCGTCGCTCCGCGCCTGCACCTTGCCGCCGTGCCGGGTGACGATGGACTGGACCAACGCCAGTCCGACGCCCAGGTGAGCGGAGTCGGCCGGCCCATCCTGGACGAACAACGAGAACATCTCCGGGAGCCGTTCGGGCCTGATGCCCACTCCGGTGTCACGGACCCGGATCACGGCCTCGTGCGCGTCGCGCTCGGCCCGCATGTCGACGGTTCCTCCGGCAGGTGTCGCCTGTGCCGCGTTGCGCAGCAGGTTCGAAAAGACTTGTTGAAGGCGGGCGGGATCGCCGAGAACCGGGAGCGGCGCCTCGGCCACGCTCACCAGGAATCGGACCCGGCGCTCGGCCAGCATCTCGCGATGCGTTTCGGCAGCCGCATCGAGCGCGTCCCTGACATCGAACGCTTCCTGCTCGAAATGCAGGCGTCCTTCCTTGATGCGCGTCAAGTCGTTCAGGTCGCTTACCAGCCTGGTCAGCTGTTGAACCTGCCGATCGATCAGGCCGCTGATCTGCGTCGGGTTGGCGGCCGATTCGCGCAAGGACCGTGAGGCCATCCCGATCGCCTGCAGGGGCTGCCGCAATTCGTGCGCGAGCACCGCCAGGAAGCGATCCTTGTAGACGTCACGGCTGGCGAGCCGGGCCTCGCTCTCGACGAGGGCGGCGCGTGCCGC includes:
- a CDS encoding sensor histidine kinase, producing MPEMRQYLRGPRRYVLAAALTLALGSVQFLLMPALRGRFPFLLLFPAIIVSSLAGGLGVGLLAVKISVLFALFVLLPPAGSLTITNRNDAWALGIFALVGVLAAVGSDRLRRSRAEAEAARAALVESEARLASRDVYKDRFLAVLAHELRQPLQAIGMASRSLRESAANPTQISGLIDRQVQQLTRLVSDLNDLTRIKEGRLHFEQEAFDVRDALDAAAETHREMLAERRVRFLVSVAEAPLPVLGDPARLQQVFSNLLRNAAQATPAGGTVDMRAERDAHEAVIRVRDTGVGIRPERLPEMFSLFVQDGPADSAHLGVGLALVQSIVTRHGGKVQARSDGPGQGAEFEVRLPCAGAAGTA